The proteins below come from a single Pedosphaera parvula Ellin514 genomic window:
- a CDS encoding HAD family hydrolase, giving the protein MVKLVLFDIDGTLIHTNAAGVKAFAKAFVMQFGLDGAEALNFAGRTDTGLVREFFRKHKIEPTKEHFREFFDCYIHLLDHMLIECGGDILPGVCRLIHELQRMPNPPLIGLLTGNIRLGAEIKLRHYSLWDFFKTGAFADDSEDRNQIAAIAMERGAQMLNRKLRGEEVLVIGDTPLDIACGRAIDARVLAVATGRSSVAELQAHKPDWAVSDLEQMRTMEILGRKPAGKPAGRSLHG; this is encoded by the coding sequence ATGGTTAAGTTGGTTTTATTCGATATCGACGGGACGCTGATACATACCAATGCTGCAGGGGTCAAGGCGTTCGCGAAGGCTTTTGTCATGCAGTTCGGATTGGATGGCGCGGAGGCGTTGAACTTTGCCGGTCGCACGGACACCGGATTGGTGCGCGAATTTTTTCGGAAGCACAAGATTGAACCGACCAAGGAGCATTTCCGGGAGTTCTTCGACTGCTACATCCATTTACTGGATCACATGCTTATCGAATGCGGGGGAGATATCCTTCCAGGCGTATGCCGGCTTATTCATGAATTGCAGAGAATGCCTAATCCTCCATTGATTGGCCTCTTAACCGGCAACATCCGCCTCGGAGCTGAGATCAAGTTGCGGCACTACAGCCTTTGGGATTTCTTCAAGACAGGTGCGTTTGCGGATGATAGCGAGGATCGGAATCAGATTGCCGCCATTGCCATGGAACGCGGGGCACAGATGTTGAATCGTAAGTTGCGCGGTGAGGAGGTGCTGGTAATTGGCGATACTCCCCTGGATATTGCTTGTGGACGGGCGATTGATGCGAGGGTTCTCGCTGTGGCTACCGGCAGGTCATCGGTGGCGGAGTTGCAAGCCCATAAGCCGGATTGGGCAGTGTCCGACCTGGAACAGATGCGGACGATGGAAATTTTGGGGCGCAAGCCTGCTGGCAAGCCAGCAGGACGGTCACTGCACGGTTGA
- the nth gene encoding endonuclease III, with product MSRESVQDKQSRTQKILAGLKKAYPDAHCELVHANPLQLLIATILSAQCTDKQVNIVTADLFKKYKTAADFANVDSTQFENDIRRIGLYRNKAKNIQACCRDLVEKYGGEVPRTMEQLIELGGVGRKTANVVLGNAFNINCGIVVDTHVARLSNRLGLTKEQAPEKIERALVKLVPQSEWTLLSHLLIWHGRRRCFARNPDCLNCEVRPLCPRIGLPKLVV from the coding sequence ATGTCGCGAGAATCGGTTCAGGATAAACAAAGCAGAACGCAAAAGATTTTAGCGGGGCTTAAGAAGGCGTATCCCGACGCACACTGCGAGTTGGTGCATGCCAATCCACTACAGTTGCTCATCGCTACGATCCTCTCGGCGCAGTGCACGGACAAGCAGGTCAATATTGTTACGGCGGATCTGTTCAAGAAGTATAAGACGGCAGCGGATTTTGCGAACGTCGATTCGACGCAATTTGAAAATGATATCAGGCGGATTGGGCTTTATCGGAACAAGGCCAAAAACATCCAGGCCTGCTGCCGTGACCTGGTGGAGAAGTATGGCGGTGAAGTGCCGCGAACAATGGAGCAACTGATTGAACTGGGTGGGGTGGGGCGGAAGACGGCGAATGTGGTGTTGGGGAATGCTTTTAACATTAACTGCGGCATTGTGGTGGATACGCATGTGGCCCGGCTTTCCAACCGGCTGGGACTTACGAAGGAGCAGGCACCGGAGAAAATTGAACGGGCTTTGGTCAAGTTGGTGCCACAATCTGAATGGACATTACTGAGTCATTTGCTGATCTGGCATGGACGGCGAAGATGTTTCGCCAGAAACCCGGATTGCTTGAACTGTGAAGTGCGGCCGCTTTGTCCGCGCATTGGTTTGCCGAAGCTGGTGGTGTAA
- a CDS encoding alpha/beta hydrolase, with translation MKRLLYTAFLFLLMLAGSRAESTNVDFTRIEDVVYGRKFGTALTMDVFQPKTPNGAGIIMVMSGGWVSGHEQINPAACQVFLRRGYTVFTVVHGCQPRFIIPEITQDMSRAVRFIKHNAAKYGVDPNKLGVTGGSAGGHLSLTLGTQGKPGTTDAKDPIDRESSTVQCVACFFPPTDFLNYGKPGEDATGVGTLKNYKPAFGPQSDTEEGRKELGRQISPIYYVTSNMPPTLIIHGNADTLVPIQQAEIFVKRAQECGAEAKLIVKEGAGHGWPDLLAKDLEVCADWFDAHLRNIKK, from the coding sequence ATGAAGCGTCTACTGTACACGGCTTTTCTTTTTCTCCTGATGCTCGCCGGCTCCCGGGCCGAATCCACCAACGTCGATTTCACGCGCATCGAGGACGTTGTTTATGGTCGCAAGTTTGGCACGGCACTCACCATGGATGTCTTCCAGCCAAAAACACCAAACGGTGCCGGAATCATAATGGTGATGAGTGGAGGTTGGGTTTCCGGACACGAGCAAATCAATCCCGCCGCATGCCAGGTTTTTCTGAGGCGTGGCTATACAGTCTTTACAGTCGTCCACGGCTGCCAACCGCGGTTCATCATTCCTGAAATCACCCAGGACATGAGTCGCGCCGTTCGCTTCATCAAACACAATGCTGCCAAATATGGTGTCGATCCAAACAAACTGGGCGTCACCGGCGGCAGCGCAGGTGGCCATCTATCCCTCACCCTGGGAACTCAAGGCAAACCCGGCACAACCGATGCCAAAGACCCCATCGACCGCGAAAGCAGCACCGTCCAATGTGTCGCCTGCTTTTTCCCGCCTACTGATTTCCTGAATTATGGCAAACCGGGTGAAGATGCCACCGGCGTGGGCACTTTAAAGAATTACAAACCAGCCTTCGGCCCGCAGTCTGATACTGAAGAAGGTCGCAAGGAACTTGGCCGCCAAATCTCGCCCATCTACTACGTCACTTCCAACATGCCACCCACTCTCATCATCCATGGTAATGCAGACACTCTTGTCCCCATCCAACAGGCGGAAATCTTCGTAAAGCGCGCACAGGAATGCGGGGCTGAAGCCAAACTCATAGTCAAGGAAGGCGCAGGCCACGGCTGGCCCGATTTGCTCGCCAAAGACCTCGAAGTTTGCGCGGATTGGTTTGATGCACATCTGCGGAACATAAAGAAGTAA
- a CDS encoding lipoate--protein ligase family protein, whose translation MSSIEAKQWFLLSSDKCESAYNMALDDALLEAAVELGRPVLRFYGWGEPAASFGYFQKYAEVSQMTLLRPLIRRPTGGGLVPHDADWTYSAAFPPSDAWYELKATESYQRIHEWIVTAFRKLGVEAELAPECRKSLPGQCFIGYEKSDVLWHGKKIAGAAQRRTKNGLLIQGSVQPPPIKLLREDWEQAMCNVAQAEAGARWTELKPYPELLGRVQQLMETTYSQSAYNQKR comes from the coding sequence GTGAGTTCGATTGAAGCAAAACAATGGTTCCTGCTGAGCTCCGACAAATGCGAGTCGGCTTACAACATGGCATTGGACGATGCATTGCTGGAAGCTGCAGTTGAGTTGGGGCGGCCGGTGCTGCGGTTTTATGGTTGGGGTGAACCGGCGGCTTCTTTTGGCTATTTTCAGAAATATGCGGAGGTGTCGCAGATGACTCTGCTGCGGCCGTTGATACGCCGGCCGACGGGAGGAGGACTTGTGCCACACGATGCGGACTGGACTTACAGTGCTGCTTTTCCTCCGAGTGATGCGTGGTACGAATTGAAAGCGACGGAGAGTTACCAGCGCATTCACGAGTGGATTGTGACGGCGTTCAGGAAATTGGGGGTTGAGGCGGAACTCGCGCCTGAGTGCCGCAAATCTTTGCCCGGGCAATGTTTTATCGGTTACGAGAAGTCAGACGTGCTGTGGCATGGGAAAAAGATCGCCGGAGCCGCACAACGGCGGACGAAGAACGGATTGCTGATACAGGGATCCGTGCAGCCGCCGCCGATCAAATTGTTGCGTGAGGATTGGGAGCAGGCTATGTGCAACGTTGCCCAAGCCGAGGCGGGTGCGAGATGGACGGAATTAAAACCGTATCCTGAATTGCTGGGACGTGTTCAGCAGTTGATGGAAACGACGTATTCGCAAAGCGCTTACAACCAAAAGCGTTGA
- a CDS encoding alpha/beta hydrolase, whose amino-acid sequence MKKLLPLLAITLSFWSAQAQPSADYKRTEDVIYSRKFGSALTMDIFQPAKPNGIGILWTVSGGFFSSHEAINPGAYRPLLERGYTVFAVVHGSQPKYTIPEIELDIHRAVRFVRHNAAKYSIDPDHIGITGSSAGAHLSLTIGTQGAPGDPNSKDPIDRESSAVQCVACFYPPTDFLNWSKEGDDGVGFGPTIRHQAAFGPRSYSPESRLTLGHEISPIYFVTKNMAPTLVLHGDSDHEVPLYQAQIFEQRCKELGAPYKLIIKQGKDHGWPGMETDLKVFADWFDENLRGLKTTASSQGKN is encoded by the coding sequence ATGAAAAAACTCCTTCCTCTCCTCGCCATCACTCTGTCCTTCTGGTCCGCCCAAGCTCAGCCCTCCGCCGACTATAAGCGCACCGAGGACGTCATCTATTCGCGCAAGTTCGGGTCCGCTTTGACGATGGATATCTTTCAACCTGCCAAGCCCAACGGCATCGGCATCCTCTGGACGGTCAGCGGCGGGTTCTTTTCCTCGCACGAAGCCATCAATCCAGGCGCTTACCGTCCCTTGCTGGAACGTGGCTATACGGTCTTTGCCGTGGTCCACGGTTCACAACCCAAATACACCATCCCGGAAATCGAACTCGACATTCACCGCGCCGTCCGTTTCGTCCGTCACAACGCCGCTAAGTATTCCATCGACCCCGACCACATCGGCATTACCGGCAGCAGCGCGGGCGCACACCTTTCCCTGACCATCGGCACTCAGGGCGCTCCTGGCGATCCCAATTCCAAGGACCCCATCGACCGCGAAAGCAGTGCTGTTCAATGCGTCGCCTGCTTCTACCCTCCCACCGATTTCTTGAACTGGAGCAAGGAAGGTGACGACGGCGTCGGCTTCGGCCCCACCATCCGTCACCAGGCCGCCTTTGGGCCCCGTTCCTATTCGCCCGAAAGCCGCCTCACACTTGGCCACGAAATCTCCCCCATTTATTTCGTCACCAAAAACATGGCTCCCACTCTTGTCTTGCACGGTGATTCCGACCACGAAGTCCCCCTCTACCAGGCCCAAATCTTCGAGCAACGGTGTAAAGAACTCGGTGCTCCCTACAAACTCATTATCAAGCAAGGCAAAGACCACGGCTGGCCCGGCATGGAAACCGATCTAAAGGTGTTCGCCGATTGGTTCGACGAGAATCTTCGAGGGCTGAAAACCACTGCCTCTTCCCAAGGAAAAAACTGA
- a CDS encoding FmdB family zinc ribbon protein — protein sequence MPTYEYVCTKCDHQFEVVQSMKDKPLTTCPKECCGMKKWGKGKVKRAIGAGAGLIFKGSGFYITDYRSENYKAGAKKDSSASASTTSSTSSEGKSSSGESKSTPAKSEAKPKPSKA from the coding sequence ATGCCAACATACGAATACGTTTGTACGAAGTGCGATCATCAGTTTGAGGTGGTTCAGTCGATGAAAGATAAACCGCTGACCACTTGTCCCAAGGAATGTTGTGGCATGAAAAAATGGGGCAAGGGAAAGGTTAAACGGGCCATTGGCGCCGGGGCGGGTTTGATTTTCAAGGGAAGCGGTTTCTATATCACCGACTACCGAAGCGAGAATTACAAAGCAGGAGCGAAGAAGGATTCTTCGGCCTCGGCCTCCACCACCTCATCCACTTCTTCGGAAGGCAAGTCTTCCAGTGGCGAGAGCAAATCCACGCCCGCGAAATCGGAAGCGAAGCCCAAACCATCCAAGGCATAG
- a CDS encoding peptidylprolyl isomerase yields MKSKKTLGVLLAAATVASVAFAVTDNKPASTNASSTPKLSDLLPDQVIVKGKGFELKQSQLDEAVSGVKANASARGQEIPPAQLEMIQKKLLDRLIQIQLFKAKATDADKAEGKKEGDNRFEMIKKRAPSEDMLAKQLKTMGLTVESLHSRLIEEATAEAVLKSKVKISDDQVKKFYNDNPKDFEEPEQVRASHILISTSDQKTGSEMSEDQKKAKKKQAEDLLKRAKAGEDFGKLAKEFSEDPGSKDKGGEYIFPRGKMVPEFEAAAFSLQTNQVSDIVTTPFGYHIIKLSEKIPPHKVELAKVQDDIKGYLEKQEMEKVLPDFYKELKKESNVQILDEKLKALEDAPDEVPNFPAPTPKQDDKAKGSK; encoded by the coding sequence ATGAAATCAAAGAAAACGTTAGGCGTCCTGCTCGCAGCGGCGACGGTGGCGAGCGTCGCATTTGCGGTTACGGACAATAAACCGGCGTCAACGAACGCCAGCAGCACGCCGAAGTTGTCAGATTTGCTGCCGGATCAAGTGATCGTGAAGGGCAAGGGCTTTGAATTGAAGCAGAGCCAGCTTGATGAAGCGGTGTCTGGAGTGAAGGCCAATGCGAGTGCACGGGGTCAGGAGATTCCGCCCGCGCAGTTGGAGATGATTCAAAAGAAGCTGTTGGATCGATTGATTCAGATCCAGCTTTTCAAGGCGAAGGCCACCGATGCTGACAAGGCGGAGGGGAAGAAGGAAGGCGATAATCGTTTTGAAATGATCAAGAAGCGCGCGCCCAGTGAGGACATGCTGGCGAAGCAGTTGAAGACGATGGGTTTGACCGTGGAGTCGCTGCACAGCCGTTTGATTGAAGAAGCCACTGCGGAAGCGGTGTTGAAGAGCAAAGTGAAGATCTCGGACGATCAAGTGAAGAAGTTTTACAATGATAATCCGAAGGATTTCGAAGAACCCGAGCAGGTGCGGGCGAGCCATATCCTGATCAGCACGAGCGATCAGAAGACCGGTTCGGAAATGTCCGAAGACCAGAAGAAGGCGAAGAAGAAGCAGGCTGAAGACTTGTTGAAGCGCGCGAAGGCTGGTGAAGACTTTGGCAAGCTGGCCAAGGAATTCTCGGAAGATCCCGGCTCCAAGGACAAGGGTGGCGAGTACATCTTCCCTCGTGGAAAGATGGTGCCTGAATTTGAAGCCGCAGCGTTTTCGCTCCAGACCAATCAGGTCAGCGACATCGTGACGACTCCTTTCGGCTATCATATCATCAAGCTGAGCGAAAAGATTCCGCCGCACAAAGTGGAATTGGCAAAGGTGCAGGACGATATCAAGGGTTACCTGGAAAAGCAGGAAATGGAGAAGGTGTTGCCTGACTTTTACAAGGAGTTGAAGAAGGAGAGCAATGTGCAGATTCTCGATGAGAAGCTGAAAGCTCTGGAAGACGCTCCCGATGAGGTGCCGAATTTTCCGGCCCCGACGCCCAAGCAGGATGACAAGGCCAAGGGAAGCAAGTAG
- the moaA gene encoding GTP 3',8-cyclase MoaA, with translation MIRAKVLVDSHGRTLRDLRVSITDRCNFRCMYCLPETEAAQNFYRGRWANLPNANPIKWQWQPKSKLLTFEEIERVVRIAAELGIQKIRLTGGEPLLRKDVEQLVSLIAKVPGIEDLAMTTNGFLFPEKGKALRDAGLKRISFSLDSLDRANFQKMTGRDGLTEVLESIRFAQELGMNPVKVNAVIIRGINDHEIEALAAFARERDLSMRFIEFMPLDSAHAWKKEFVMPGREILERLQRSHQLQPIVSDNPAETARRWRFSDGRGELGLISPVSEPFCGHCNRLRLTADGKIRTCLFSVTEHDLRERLRSGASDDELNEYLQSVAWQKEDRHHIGEADFVAPERSMSCIGG, from the coding sequence ATGATCCGCGCCAAAGTGCTCGTCGACTCGCATGGTCGCACCTTGCGCGATTTGCGGGTGAGCATTACCGATCGGTGTAATTTCCGGTGTATGTATTGCCTGCCGGAAACCGAGGCGGCGCAGAACTTTTATCGGGGTCGCTGGGCGAATCTGCCCAACGCCAACCCGATTAAATGGCAGTGGCAACCCAAATCCAAGCTGCTCACGTTCGAAGAAATTGAGCGGGTGGTGCGGATTGCTGCAGAGTTGGGAATTCAGAAGATTCGGCTGACCGGTGGTGAACCGCTCTTGCGCAAGGATGTCGAGCAGTTGGTGTCGCTTATTGCGAAAGTGCCCGGCATTGAAGATTTGGCCATGACCACCAATGGCTTTCTTTTTCCAGAGAAGGGCAAAGCCTTGCGTGATGCCGGTTTGAAACGCATCAGCTTCAGTTTGGATTCACTTGATCGCGCGAATTTCCAAAAAATGACCGGTCGCGATGGCCTGACTGAAGTTTTGGAAAGCATTCGATTCGCCCAGGAGTTGGGGATGAACCCGGTAAAGGTAAATGCGGTGATCATTCGTGGGATTAATGACCATGAAATCGAAGCGCTGGCCGCATTTGCGCGTGAGCGCGATCTTTCGATGAGATTTATCGAATTCATGCCGTTGGACTCGGCGCATGCCTGGAAGAAAGAATTCGTGATGCCGGGGCGTGAGATTCTGGAACGATTGCAGCGCAGCCATCAACTCCAACCGATTGTTTCCGATAATCCCGCCGAGACTGCAAGGCGGTGGAGGTTTTCTGATGGGCGCGGAGAGCTGGGGTTGATTTCACCGGTGAGCGAACCATTTTGCGGACATTGTAATCGGCTTCGTCTGACCGCCGATGGAAAGATTCGAACCTGCCTATTCAGCGTGACCGAACATGATTTGCGTGAAAGGCTGCGAAGTGGCGCTTCGGACGACGAGTTGAATGAATATTTGCAATCGGTTGCGTGGCAAAAGGAAGATCGTCATCACATTGGTGAGGCCGATTTTGTTGCCCCCGAACGCAGCATGAGTTGTATCGGAGGGTAG
- a CDS encoding type II toxin-antitoxin system RelE/ParE family toxin gives MPIGFRFLSAVDQAVGALQADPLRPAPDAKARRKWRIKKFPYHFIYKAGNDRVIILAVAHASRKPGYWSKRKE, from the coding sequence ATGCCCATAGGTTTTCGTTTTCTTTCGGCCGTAGATCAGGCAGTAGGTGCACTTCAGGCTGATCCGTTGCGCCCCGCTCCCGACGCGAAGGCGCGCAGAAAGTGGCGCATCAAAAAATTTCCCTATCATTTCATCTACAAAGCCGGGAATGATCGGGTAATTATATTAGCGGTGGCTCATGCCAGCAGAAAGCCTGGCTATTGGTCCAAACGGAAGGAATAG
- a CDS encoding FmdB family zinc ribbon protein has product MPIYEFHCEKCSKDSEILVRSSNWEGTKCPHCGSVKLSKKLSVFASSVSGDGGGQPSCSGVPSSCGMCGTGRPHSH; this is encoded by the coding sequence ATGCCGATCTACGAATTTCATTGTGAGAAGTGCAGCAAAGACAGCGAAATTTTGGTGCGTTCCAGCAATTGGGAAGGCACCAAGTGCCCGCATTGCGGTTCCGTGAAATTATCCAAGAAGCTTTCTGTATTCGCCTCCAGCGTTAGTGGCGATGGTGGCGGTCAACCCAGTTGCAGTGGCGTTCCCAGCTCCTGCGGCATGTGCGGCACTGGCCGTCCGCATTCTCACTGA
- a CDS encoding addiction module protein — protein MSTDLKELARELAALPVESRAFLLDQLWASLNNSLDPKIDAAWLEEAEHRWEGLVSGEVEAVPAEQVMKDARATLRTCP, from the coding sequence ATGAGCACGGATCTGAAAGAACTGGCGCGTGAACTGGCAGCCTTGCCGGTGGAGTCACGCGCCTTCCTGCTGGATCAGCTTTGGGCAAGTCTCAACAATTCTCTGGATCCAAAAATTGATGCGGCGTGGCTCGAAGAAGCAGAACATCGTTGGGAGGGACTTGTGTCCGGCGAGGTTGAGGCTGTGCCCGCGGAGCAGGTCATGAAGGATGCCCGCGCTACGCTTCGCACATGCCCATAG
- a CDS encoding KamA family radical SAM protein: MSYDDSVGTAKGQGENARLDSLKQFRSAGRGFWSHVSEADWSDWRWQLKNRITSLEQLQKLMPTLTPEEHAGTVLANSKLALAITPYFFNLIDPADENCPIRTQVIPKVQETHTASWEMDDPCGEDSHSPVPGLVHRYPDRVLFLVTDRCASYCRYCTRSRLVSNAAGYDFHPEFEKQIEYIRKTPTVRDVLLSGGDPLLLSDDKLEYLLSQLRAIPHVEFLRIGTRIPIFLPQRITPALCAMLKKYHPLFISIHTNHPRELTTEVREALGRLAEAGIPLGNQSVLLRHVNDDLTTMRALVQKLLMCRVKPYYLYQCDLIAGSAHLRSSVRKGLEIMEGLRGHTTGYAIPQYVIDAPGGGGKVPVNPEYVLSRNADRVVIRNFEGKIFEYPEAADGTPLVKAPKEIEEPELV; this comes from the coding sequence ATGTCATACGACGACTCAGTTGGCACCGCCAAGGGACAAGGAGAAAACGCCAGGTTGGATTCGCTCAAACAGTTTCGCTCTGCCGGTCGTGGATTTTGGAGCCACGTTTCGGAGGCAGATTGGAGTGATTGGCGCTGGCAGCTCAAGAACCGGATCACCTCGCTGGAGCAGCTTCAGAAACTGATGCCGACGCTAACGCCAGAGGAACATGCGGGGACAGTCCTGGCGAATTCCAAACTGGCACTGGCAATTACGCCTTACTTTTTTAACCTGATTGATCCGGCCGATGAGAACTGTCCGATTCGGACGCAGGTGATTCCCAAAGTGCAGGAGACACACACTGCGAGTTGGGAAATGGATGATCCGTGCGGGGAGGATTCACATTCGCCGGTTCCAGGGCTGGTGCATCGTTACCCGGATCGCGTGCTGTTTCTTGTGACGGATCGTTGTGCGTCCTATTGCCGCTATTGCACGAGGTCGCGGTTGGTGAGCAATGCCGCCGGTTATGATTTCCATCCCGAATTCGAGAAGCAAATCGAATACATCCGCAAGACTCCAACTGTGCGCGATGTATTGCTCAGTGGTGGTGATCCGCTGTTGCTAAGCGACGACAAGCTGGAATATCTGTTGAGCCAACTGCGTGCGATACCGCACGTGGAATTTCTGCGAATTGGAACACGTATTCCCATTTTCCTGCCGCAACGCATCACGCCTGCGCTATGCGCAATGCTGAAAAAATATCATCCATTGTTCATCAGCATTCATACCAACCATCCGCGTGAGTTGACCACTGAAGTACGGGAAGCTCTGGGACGCCTGGCTGAGGCGGGGATACCGCTGGGCAATCAGTCGGTGTTGCTTCGCCACGTGAATGATGATCTCACTACGATGCGTGCCCTGGTGCAGAAACTTTTGATGTGCCGCGTAAAGCCTTATTACCTCTACCAATGCGATCTAATTGCCGGTTCAGCGCATCTGCGTTCCAGCGTTCGCAAAGGTCTTGAGATCATGGAAGGTTTACGCGGGCACACGACGGGTTATGCGATTCCGCAGTATGTGATTGATGCCCCTGGCGGTGGAGGAAAGGTGCCAGTCAATCCGGAGTATGTGTTGAGCCGTAATGCAGACCGGGTGGTTATTCGCAATTTTGAAGGTAAAATCTTTGAGTATCCGGAAGCGGCCGATGGAACGCCACTGGTCAAAGCGCCAAAGGAAATCGAAGAGCCGGAGTTGGTGTAA
- a CDS encoding LON peptidase substrate-binding domain-containing protein, which yields MKLPREVPVMTLPNATLFPQALLPLYIFEPRYRKMLEDSLNTNRMFSVAMQKPGRTRETPSVIAGLGLVRVAVGHKDGTSHLILQGIARVELEETVRYKPYRVQRIRPLEAAPGNELVVDALIAKVRELLEERVVLGLPFPFPFVSSTSSKPVKETPPGFSATDVLDYLDKLTEPDQVADLVSCAVLAGPSERQTILETVNLEARLKHLIHFLMAEIKRQRKDKKR from the coding sequence ATGAAGTTGCCACGCGAAGTGCCAGTGATGACTCTCCCTAACGCCACTCTTTTCCCCCAAGCGCTCCTGCCCCTTTATATTTTTGAGCCGCGTTATCGCAAAATGCTCGAAGACTCTCTGAACACCAACCGCATGTTCTCCGTCGCCATGCAAAAGCCGGGGCGCACCCGCGAAACCCCGAGCGTGATCGCCGGGCTTGGTTTGGTCCGTGTCGCTGTCGGTCACAAGGATGGCACCTCGCATCTCATTTTGCAGGGAATTGCCCGGGTTGAACTTGAGGAGACTGTCCGTTACAAGCCGTATCGCGTGCAGAGAATCCGACCACTCGAAGCCGCTCCGGGCAACGAATTGGTGGTCGATGCCCTCATTGCGAAGGTGCGCGAACTTCTGGAAGAACGGGTCGTTTTGGGTCTTCCCTTTCCTTTTCCCTTCGTTTCCAGCACCAGTTCCAAACCGGTGAAGGAAACCCCGCCCGGATTTTCAGCCACGGATGTGCTGGATTATTTGGACAAACTGACCGAACCTGATCAGGTGGCTGACCTGGTTTCCTGCGCTGTCCTCGCCGGCCCTTCCGAGCGGCAGACCATTCTTGAAACGGTCAACCTGGAGGCGCGCCTGAAACATCTCATTCATTTTTTGATGGCGGAAATCAAACGCCAAAGGAAGGATAAGAAACGATGA
- a CDS encoding DUF1844 domain-containing protein has translation MNDTTNIPEDSLANASPEEIMSALFANMVIQQTNMAMMLLGKVAHPQTGEFVQDVEAAKMFIDQLEMLEHKTKGNLSKQEEGLLKQALTALRMAFVEAIEAGGEPQTTNQQGSPLADTGAHPEPIVTPGASAATPATAAPKAEPSPAAPSTDESRKKFSKKY, from the coding sequence ATGAACGACACGACTAATATACCTGAAGACTCTCTGGCCAACGCCAGCCCTGAAGAAATCATGTCCGCGCTCTTTGCCAACATGGTCATTCAACAAACCAACATGGCCATGATGTTGCTCGGAAAAGTGGCGCATCCCCAAACCGGCGAATTCGTTCAGGATGTGGAAGCCGCCAAGATGTTCATCGACCAGCTTGAAATGCTGGAGCACAAAACCAAAGGCAACCTGTCCAAACAGGAGGAAGGCTTGCTGAAGCAGGCCCTTACCGCCTTGCGCATGGCCTTCGTCGAGGCCATCGAAGCAGGCGGCGAACCTCAAACCACCAATCAACAGGGTTCTCCTTTGGCTGACACTGGCGCACACCCTGAACCAATCGTCACTCCAGGCGCATCTGCTGCGACTCCAGCCACTGCCGCCCCCAAAGCAGAACCATCCCCGGCCGCTCCATCGACCGATGAATCCCGCAAAAAGTTTTCAAAGAAATACTAA